The window GGCAAGGTCCTCCAGATCAGCGGAGAGAGGAGCAAAGAATCGGAAGAGAAGAACGACAAGTGGCACCGTATAGAGAGGAGTAGCGGCAAGTTCCTGAGGCGATTCCGGCTGCCGGAGAATTCCAAGGTGGAAGAGGTGAAGGCAGCAATGGAGAACGGGGTGCTGACGGTAACGGTGCCGAAGCAGGAAGTGAAGAAGCCCGATGTGAAGGGCATTGAAATTTCTGGTTGAGAATGTGTGATCTTGTTGTTTTACCCAAATagccttctttcttctcttttgtgTGTATGTTGGTTGTCTTTGTATTCGTGTCGTGGAAGTATGTTGGAAATACAAGTTGATTGTTATGAAATCGGATACTGACGGTACAATATTTGTACTTTAATACAGAATATAAATGTTAGCTTATTTTCTTGAACCTTCAGGGATGTAAATGTCAGTTTATTTTATAGTCTGGGATACAACCGTTGGATTACTAGAATGCCATATGAGGACAGATGATAGTGACTATCTGTCTGATGGACCCTCTGTTTTGGAAATTGGAAGTGGTTTGGATGCCACTagcttttcttcattttcttccgcttTCAAAGGAATTAAAAAGTAGTTAAATAGAGCTTGTGGCTCACTTTTATGGGTTCAAGAAAGTTTGTGTGTAAAAACCACCTGTGATAAATTACCTATAATAAATCCTTTACAACTAAGAAAATTTAAACACAAGCATATTTATCGAACCAACGGACGGTTTACATGGAGAAAGGACAATGGTACAGCACCTCTCCCAATCGATTatgaaagagttttttttttttaagagttgTTTAGGATCGGAATAGTCTAACAGCATTGATAGCAGCACATCATTTCCCTCTTCAAGAGTGGCAAAAACGGCAgctggggacgcggattagctggcGAGACTCtcagctattgaagtgacgtcaccaagatctgtggggcccaccatgatgtatgtgttgtatctacactgtccatccatttggagagatcattttagggcatgatcaaaagaatgaggaagatcaaAAGCTGGAGTGgaacccaccaaagaaaacagtggggagagtgatgctgaccgttgaaaccttctaaggtacaccgtgatgtttatttgatatccagcctgttcataagttaacacatatattaaagaaaggaaaacacaaataacagcttgatccaaaacttttgtggcccttatgagtttttaatgatggacgtaactctctccacttttttctgtggtggggtccactcaagcttttgatctgattcattacttagcttatgccttaaaatgatctctccaaacgaACGGAGGGTGTGGATACAGAACATACATAATCATGGGATCCAccgaactaggtgacgtcacttcagtagcgagtggcgagtctcgctactcaacctatcagtggctaatccgcgtcccgcAGCCAGTAAGACACGTGTGCATTTTAGGTCCCCCGTGCCGTGCTTGTAGCATTCACAATACAGTCCAGGAATTTACCTGAGCCAAAACTGAGGAGGGCCACACAACGGGAAGACTGTAAGTtccaaaaataaatgaataaacttATGTGAGCCACACCCTGAGAAATTGCTATAACCGGATCCCCTTGGACGCCGATTGCGTGGTGAACCAACAGATGCAGATTGCATGCTGTCTCAATACCACTTAgtctgtagggtccaccgtgatgtatgtgtttttcccaCACCCTTGatccgttttgccatctcattttggggcatgacccaaattgaagcatatttaaagcccaagtgggccacaccacagcaagCAGAAGGGATAacaatgtctactgttgaaaccttcctagggaatgaagtaatgtttatttgtcatccaagctcacatagacttggatgaaggaaaaatacagatatcaactttatccaaaacttgtatgaccaaagaagttttcaaccataggctttcaatcttcactgtttcctatggtgtggtccacttgaactttggacatacttcaattttcagctcatgttctaaaatgagctagtgtggtggatggacaatgtggttAAAATTTATACATCACAGTTATTGCGGGGAAATTTGACCCGGGCAAGTCAGGGTGATTGGCGAAGGCTTGGAACTCGGAAGGAAAACATCACTCCGGGCCTGAGTAGACCCTTAAGTTACAGAAGTTTGGCTAAACCGAGCTCTTCCTTGAAGAGTCATGACTCCGGGCTGGAATCCTCATCCGAAGACCCACGCCTGTGAATTAGCTGAGGAGAGCTTACCTCCTACCCAAAGGCCGAGGACTAAGGTCAGGGATAAGCACATCTGACAAACTCCGATCCTGATACCCCGAATACGAACTCCGACTACGGAAGCCTAGCTGTAGACTCGGATAGGATGAGTCTGAGTCTGGATGAAAGCGTTCCGATTATGGGCTCCGAGTATCGAGCTGGGAAATCAGCCCAAGTATGGACGTAGGCCGAAGATCACGCCCAGTGATACGTCCCATTAAGACACGATGCAATACACAATCCAAAGATTGTGGAGGATATTTCCACGATTGCAATATTCGCTTGAATGAGTAAATCATGTCGAGATTGACGGACATGATTCACCcgacccacaggtataaataccaagGGACCCCCATTGCAGCAGGTATGCAATATCTTACACTCTCTCTCTACACCACGcaacttagacccaaattccttaccctgacttaggcatcggagggtaccctgtttaagccagggtctcctttgctcgcCTTTCTGCATTGGACTAGGGTCCGTTTCAAGTTCgtagcattgagtggagggtagtTCAAATTTTAACCTCAACAATAGTGGCCCCCATGGAGTCATGACACTAATTACCTGTATGGTGTTAGCTCAAAACTCAATCCTCATCCATCCAAACCACATTACCGTGTGGCTCTCGGTAGCTTTGGGACATGGTGGGGTTTGATTGGGCTGCATTTaaactttgtgaggcccactgtgatatatgtattttatcccctccaTCCATCTGAAGCTCAGGTAATTTTAGgccttgatttttaaaaaatgacatacattcaaagctcaaatagatcacaccataagaaatagtatgaattgaatgtctattattgaaaattttctgggggcacaaaagtttcggatcaagctgattttgtggtttccctccatccatgtctgtgtgatcttaataaatatcattgtgagcctaggaaggtttcaaccatcaaaatcattattcccactatttcttatggtgtggttcacttgatctttggatatgtttcagttttgggatcaacccctaaaatgatttggaaaaatggatggatggcatggataaaccacatgcattcaaggtagACCCAACAAAGtctactcagtacaataaaagtgTACTAAGTTACACAATCTACTTTTCTTTCAAGTATGTTTTGTGTGGACCCATTAAGGACAGTAGGACTTGACATAATCAAATCTTGTCATGTCACTTCCAATACGACCGAGCCACCTGGTGTCCGGTTCACCTTGCAATCTACGTTCAACTCCTATAACCGCTAACAATGGCCCAGTGTGAAAGTGGCACGGCTAGATGATTTTGGCTTGTGtgaaatgatgattttgctaccCAACTGACTGGTTTAAAGGAATCTCATGTAATCACATCCAACGTTACGTTGATGAGAGGCATCGCTCCTGAAAAATAGTATAGGCCTACTTGTGCCATGTCAGCATGTGTATCACCAAGAATGGACGGGTCGAAACAGAAGAAATGAATTTCCCGCAGATGGTGAAATTTCAAGCCACCGTGAATAATAAGCTGGGCTGGCTCGGCCTTACCTTAGTGCAGCCCACTCATGGCTGGATTTGCACTCCATCTCGAAGCCCATGGATTGGACACAAGCCTAGTTTTTGGGTCCAACGGCTAATCAAGATGGCTAGATATTGATCTGCGAATAGCCCACAACTTGCCCCGCATAGCCCAGGCAGGCGAGACCTATATTAAATAATGGTGGGTGAGTTTTGGACAGTGGGGGTGACCTTGTTTGATCACATGGTTGAGCTCTAGCCTTCTCAAGCTCCAAGCTCATGTGTTAGAATTGGGCATTCTTTGTCTTGGCCCATAGGCAGTGCAATCCTGGttttccatgtgatgtggcccactcatATCTAAATCAACATTATTTTTGGGCTTACGTAGCCGGCTCAGATAATGGACGGAGGAAGCCAATTGCGTCCGAACCCTAGTTGGACAATAACCAACCTGACCAGAGATCCTGTAGAGttcactatgatgtatctgtctATCCACTATGCTgtctgttgatgcagaaatctggctcACTTTCACCGAGCTCCGAGCTCTTGTGCCGAGCCCTGTATGCTTGCACAGGAAAAGGATAAAAGAAACCCTAGCTagggcaggggaccctccgatgccaaagtccagctaggaatctaggtctaagttttGTGGATGGGTTTCGAGtgagagattttgtgtacctGCCTCCATTGAATGATCCTGTATTTATAGTGTGAGTAACATGCCGTGGTTCCGTCATCTTCGGCACAATCTCAGCCACTAGGCAAGGCGTAAGGAAGCGATCGGCGGGCGAGGTGGTTGTTCCCATCTTGCGCTACTGGAGTGGGTTCAGCCCCCTTATCAGGTTGTCATTTATTCGGGTCAAACTCTTTTGGTTGACCAAAGAATGTCCAAACCAAGCCTAGGTCACCCGAGCCGAGCCTAAAATAAATTGAGCTCGATGACCAGTTGACAATGACCTGTTCCATGCAGAATTCAGAGCAGATCACAACTTGGCGCGGCTCCTTGCTTAATCTAATCAGTTATACATTCAGTTTATATCAAGCTATACGCATTGGCTCCAAATAGGAGAACTTTCATGAACATCCCTCTAAGGTTGGAGTTCAATGTTACGCTCATCCTACCGGGCTGTCTAAGTAGGGTCGACCACATTTCCCATACCATTCTTTTTCTCGTGTCATTTGGAGGCAGGAGTCTAAAAATGAAGTAcgtccaacgctcaagtggactgcaccaaatAGCAAGCTtgcattgcattaaatgcaaaagtcatCTTTGATGTGGTTCAGTTGAacgttggatctacttcatttttgggctcatatcttaaaatgatatgagaaatgaatggatggcttggataaatagGTATATCATGATGGCCCACAAGAGCTCTAGTCCAACGGCTTATCGTGCATTCCGCATGCAGGTTGCGTCCAACCCCGCTTGGATAATAAGCTGTCCGACCAGGTGCGTCGGTCTCGCCGTGAAGTgtctatttatccatgccgttcatccctttttagATCATGTTAAGGTATTTGActtaaaatgaggtggatccaacactcaagtggatcacatatataatgagcttgggttgcattaaatgtaagagttaTCTTTAGTATGGTATACTTGGGCGTTGAATCTTGTTATGAGAAAATCTTAACCAAGTCCAACAAGGGCCGACCTGGAGAAATTGGTGGGCAAAGTCTCGGCCCAATAGCATCATGTCCGACGCAACCACACTTCCAAACTACGGTCCCAAAGCTAGGGTTGTGAAAGAGAGGCAGGTCGGATCACACCAACGTCCGGAactctcatccgaagaactacggcCCTGGATCGGAGCCCCGAGCCCTGACTTCAGCCTGGAAGCCGAAAATCAAAATGTGCAAGACTCGCGACTTCCAACCCATCAAAATGCACAAGACTCACGACCTCCAACCATGGGCTCTGAGGGCTACAGGTCGAGTCCGAGGTCCGAGTAAGGGTAATTTCATCATGAGCTCAGAGAGTCATGGGTCGAGTTCGGCTCGGATAGGTACGTGGCCGAAGATAACGTTCAAAGAAGAAGCCCAATAAGGCATGTTGGAGAGTAATCCGGTGCACGATATAAAGATAACGGTCGACGTCCGTGCACGCGCAATGCCCACTTGATGGAAGAAATTGTGTCGAGATTAACGGCCACGACTTATTCGATCCACATGTATAAATAGGAAAGGAATCCATTGAGAAAGGTACACAACATATGGCACTTTAAACTCCTAGCTACATTACTTGGACCCGAATTCCTAGCGTGACTTAGGCATTGGAAGGTCCCTTGCTCATAGTCAGGCTCTTCTTTATCCTTCTCTTGTGCAGGTTTACAGAGCTCGGATCTAACCATCAGGGCACGGTTGGAGTTGCCATACTCATTTTTTTAGCCAATACCTTGTTAACATGACCTGAGGAAATAAATGAGCCGCagggataaacaaatacattatggtggtcccaTACAGATCTAGTCGGACCACTTAATTCTTCGAGCGGGATCGACGGCAATCGGCTTCCGAACGGAGAAGGGgtcacacacatcacgatggacccgtAGCTTTTCGTTGCCCCTGACTCCCTGCGAAAACTCTAGTGCCTTCCGGAATCTATCGTCACGCACCTGATGGTTCTCGGTCTTTCGGTGCGGACATTATAGTCATTTTCTGGAAAGGTCTCGAACTTCTAGTCTTTTCCACGGATTAAGAGATGGGTCGAGAAGGTTAAAGACATCTTCTGAAACATCAACCCACTCACTCTCCTCCCTATAAATATCCAACCACTGCCAATTTCTCTCCCAACAACCAGCAGCATTCGATAGCCAAACGACTATCTGCCAATCAGCTCAGCCCAATTCCCGCTCTCGTTCCTTACAAAACCACTATACTTTCCCACCCCTCCCTGAAACGAAAGATGTCGATCATTCCATCAATCTTCGGTCGCCGAAGCTACGATGCCTTCTCTCTTGATCTATGGGATCCTTTCGATCGCTTTCCCTTCAACTCCCTTGCAACAGCGAACCGAAACAGCGAGACTGCTGCATTTGCAAATACCCAAATAGACTGGAAAGAGACGCCAGAAGCCCATGTATTCAAGGCAGATCTTCCAGGGCtgaagaaagaggaagtcaaggtGGAGGTTGAAGAGGGCAAGGTCCTCCAGATCAGCGGAGAGAGGAGCAAAGAATCGGAAGAGAAGAACGACAAGTGGCACCGTATAGAGAGGAGTAGCGGCAAGTTCCTGAGGCGATTCCGGCTGCCGGAGAATTCCAAGGTGGAAGAGGTGAAGGCAGCAATGGAGAACGGGGTGCTGACGGTAACGGTGCCGAAGCAGGAAGTGAAGAAGCCCGATGTGAAGGGCATTGAAATTTCTGGTTGAGAATGTGTGATCTTGTTGTTTTACCCAAATagccttctttcttctcttttgtgTGTATGTTGGTTGTCTTTGTATTCGTGTCGCTGGAAGTATGTTGGAAATACAAGTTGATTGTTATGAAATCCGATGATGTCTTTACATTTGTAATAAGCAGAACACATCAATGTCAGTTTTTTCCTTAAACTATTTAAGTTGCTGTGCCTATATTTGTAATCCGAGATACTTACCTTGGATGACTTGAATGCCATATGAAGGCAGATGATCCAGACAGTCCATCCGATGGACCCTCCGGTTTTGTAAAT is drawn from Magnolia sinica isolate HGM2019 chromosome 5, MsV1, whole genome shotgun sequence and contains these coding sequences:
- the LOC131245406 gene encoding 17.8 kDa class I heat shock protein-like, translating into MSIIPSFFGRRSYDPFSLDLWDPFDGFPFNSLATANRNSETAAFANTQIDWKETPEAHVFKADLPGLKKEEVKVEVEEGKVLQISGERSKESEEKNDKWHRIERSSGKFLRRFRLPENSKVEEVKAAMENGVLTVTVPKQEVKKPDVKGIEISG
- the LOC131245407 gene encoding 17.8 kDa class I heat shock protein-like, giving the protein MSIIPSIFGRRSYDAFSLDLWDPFDRFPFNSLATANRNSETAAFANTQIDWKETPEAHVFKADLPGLKKEEVKVEVEEGKVLQISGERSKESEEKNDKWHRIERSSGKFLRRFRLPENSKVEEVKAAMENGVLTVTVPKQEVKKPDVKGIEISG